In Drosophila simulans strain w501 chromosome 3R, Prin_Dsim_3.1, whole genome shotgun sequence, a single window of DNA contains:
- the LOC6729864 gene encoding probable enoyl-CoA hydratase, whose amino-acid sequence MLPMSTVVVSSGVMSRFVYKLLHSVNQTCSVCRRISLAAVRNAESESQEGSPARTVLVEKDSHITLIGLNREQQRNSIDANTAEQLTEAISQFEADDTSPVGVLYGIGGSFCAGYDLEELEAEAQRGSLNFLLRHEGSVGPTRRHLRKPLVCGISGFCVAGGLELALMCDLRVMEDTAVLGFFNRRLGVPLSDGGTVRLAAAVGYSNALEIIATGRRIYSKEARRMGLVNRVVATGTALGQAVNLAFSIAKFPMASLMHDRNAVLENANAYNKPGFHVASYNEIMNVTSAMITDMQEGVKRFKNSEIKGPKTDSWSIKEKTIPDWEKAEIEIEKQKQNT is encoded by the exons ATGCTGCCTATGTccactgttgttgtttcgaGCGGCGTAATGAGcagatttgtttataaacttttaCATAGTGTAAACCAAACTTGTTCGGTCTGCAGACGCATTTCTTTGGCTGCTGTAAGAAATGCGGAAAGCGAATCTCAAGAGGGGTCTCCTGCTCGCACAGTTCTGGTGGAGAAGGACTCGCACATAACACTTATTGGATTAAATCGCGAGCAGCAGCGCAATTCCATTGATGCAAACACCGCGGAGCAGCTGACCGAAGCCATCAGCCAATTTGAAGCGGATGATACTTCTCCAGTGGGTGTGCTCTACGGCATAGGTGGCTCCTTTTGTGCTGGCTATGATCTGGAGGAGTTGGAGGCGGAGGCGCAGCGCGGCAGCCTCAACTTTCTGTTGCGTCACGAGGGCTCCGTCGGTCCAACTAGGCGGCATCTCCGCAAGCCACTTGTTTGCGGCATCAGCGGCTTCTGTGTGGCCGGTGGATTGGAACTGGCTCTAATGTGCGATCTCCGGGTGATGGAGGACACTGCAGTGCTGGGATTCTTCAACCGTCGCCTTGGAGTTCCCCTGAGCGATGGTGGAACTGTGCGTCTGGCCGCTGCAGTGGGTTATTCCAATGCCTTGGAGATCATCGCAACAGGAAGACGCATCTACTCCAAAGAGGCCCGGCGAATGGGTTTAGTGAATCGCGTTGTGGCCACGGGCACCGCTTTGGGCCAGGCTGTTAATCTGGCCTTTTCCATAGCCAAGTTCCCCATGGCTTCCCTAATGCACGACAGGAATGCTGTGCTCGAAAATGCCAATGCCTACAACAAACCAGGATTCCATGTGGCCAGTTATAATGAGATCATGAATGTTACCTCAGCCATGATAACAGATATGCAGGAGGGCGTGAAGCGTTTCAAGAACT ctGAAATAAAGGGCCCCAAAACCGATTCGTGGAGCATCAAGGAGAAAACCATTCCAGATTGGGAAAAGGCCGAAATCGAgatcgaaaaacaaaagcaaaatacaTGA
- the LOC6729865 gene encoding ras-related C3 botulinum toxin substrate 1, which produces MSTGRPIKCVVVGDGTVGKTCMLISYTTDCFPGEYVPTVFDNYSAPMQVDTIQVSLGLWDTAGQEDYDRLRPLSYPQTDVFLICYSVASPSSFENVTSKWYPEIKHHCPDAPIILVGTKIDLREDRETLSGLAEQGLTPLKREQGQKLANKIRAVKYMECSALTQRGLKPVFEEAVRAVLRPEPLKRRQRKCLIM; this is translated from the exons ATGTCAACCGGAAGGCCCATAAAGTGTGTAGTCGTTGGTGACGGCACCGTCGGAAAGACCTGCATGCTAATCTCCTACACGACAGACTGCTTTCCCGGCGAATATGTGCCCACAGT CTTCGACAACTACTCGGCACCCATGCAAGTGGACACAATACAGGTCTCGCTGGGACTGTGGGATACGGCGGGTCAGGAGGACTACGACCGCCTGAGACCGCTATCCTACCCGCAGACAGACGTTTTCCTGATATGCTACAGCGTGGCGAGTCCCTCGTCCTTTGAGAACGTCACCTCGAAATGGTATCCGGAGATAAAGCACCACTGCCCCGATGCGCCCATCATTCTAGTTG GCACCAAAATCGATTTGCGCGAAGATCGAGAGACACTCAGCGGCCTGGCAGAGCAGGGACTGACGCCGCTGAAGCGCGAGCAGGGCCAGAAGCTGGCAAACAAGATACGCGCTGTGAAATACATGGAGTGCTCCGCCTTGACGCAGCGCGGCCTCAAGCCG GTGTTCGAGGAAGCAGTGCGCGCGGTGCTCAGACCAGAGCCGCTAAAGCGACGCCAGCGAAAGTGTTTAATAATGTAA